The window AAACAAGATTAGTAAAAAGCGTTGAGTAGAGGTGAATAGCATGAAGGCATCAGAATTAAGAAAATTATCAAACGAAGAGTTGAAAGAAAAAGTATTGGAATTAAAAAAGAAGCTATTTAATTTAAGATTCCAAAATAAAATCGGATCTCTTAGCAATACTGCAGAAATCAAAAAAACTAAAAAAGATATTGC of the Sulfurihydrogenibium sp. genome contains:
- the rpmC gene encoding 50S ribosomal protein L29, with the protein product MKASELRKLSNEELKEKVLELKKKLFNLRFQNKIGSLSNTAEIKKTKKDIARILTILRERELNKTNG